A single window of Microbacterium oryzae DNA harbors:
- the rplO gene encoding 50S ribosomal protein L15, whose protein sequence is MAESNEQRPGVLKAHHLRPVPGANTAKTRKGRGEGSKGKTAGRGTKGTRARNTVRVGFEGGQMPLHMRTPKLRGFKNPFRVEYQVVNLDKLAELYPQGGDVTIADLVAKGAVRKNEKVKVLGNGDISVALTVSVDKVSGSAEQKIVAAGGSIK, encoded by the coding sequence ATGGCTGAGAGCAACGAGCAGCGCCCCGGCGTGCTGAAGGCCCACCACCTCCGCCCCGTTCCGGGCGCCAACACCGCGAAGACCCGCAAGGGTCGCGGTGAGGGCTCGAAGGGCAAGACGGCCGGTCGTGGCACCAAGGGCACGCGTGCCCGCAACACCGTGCGCGTCGGCTTCGAGGGTGGGCAGATGCCGCTGCACATGCGCACCCCGAAGCTCCGCGGCTTCAAGAACCCCTTCCGCGTGGAGTACCAGGTCGTGAACCTGGACAAGCTCGCGGAGCTCTACCCGCAGGGTGGCGATGTGACCATCGCCGACCTCGTGGCCAAGGGCGCCGTTCGCAAGAACGAGAAGGTCAAGGTCCTCGGCAACGGCGACATCTCCGTCGCACTGACGGTGTCGGTGGACAAGGTCTCCGGCTCGGCTGAGCAGAAGATCGTCGCCGCCGGCGGCAGCATCAAGTAA
- the rpsE gene encoding 30S ribosomal protein S5: MSEIKETEVTTEAAAQAAPEQTEERREREPRRGGRDQRGNGGRDRNSRGNDSQFLERVVTINRVSKVVKGGRRFSFTALVVVGDGNGVVGVGYGKAREVPLAISKGVEDAKRNFFRVPRVGSTIPHPVQGEAAAGVVLLRPAAAGTGVIAGGPVRAVLECAGIHDVLSKSLGSSNTINIVHATVEALKQLEEPRAVAARRGLDFDQVAPARLVRAEAEAAATAKAGA; encoded by the coding sequence GTGAGTGAGATCAAGGAGACCGAAGTGACCACCGAAGCCGCTGCCCAGGCAGCGCCCGAGCAGACCGAGGAGCGCCGCGAGCGCGAGCCTCGCCGCGGCGGTCGCGACCAGCGCGGCAACGGCGGCCGTGACCGCAACAGCCGTGGCAACGACAGTCAGTTCCTGGAGCGCGTCGTCACGATCAACCGCGTGTCGAAGGTCGTCAAGGGCGGTCGTCGCTTCAGCTTCACCGCTCTCGTGGTGGTCGGCGACGGCAACGGCGTGGTCGGCGTCGGCTACGGCAAGGCCCGCGAGGTGCCCCTGGCCATCTCCAAGGGCGTCGAGGACGCGAAGCGCAACTTCTTCCGCGTTCCCCGCGTCGGCAGCACCATCCCGCACCCCGTGCAGGGTGAGGCGGCCGCCGGTGTCGTCCTGCTTCGTCCGGCCGCTGCCGGTACCGGTGTTATCGCCGGTGGCCCGGTGCGCGCCGTGCTCGAGTGCGCCGGCATCCACGACGTGCTGTCGAAGTCGCTCGGCTCGTCGAACACGATCAACATCGTGCACGCCACGGTCGAGGCCCTGAAGCAGCTCGAGGAGCCCCGTGCGGTCGCCGCGCGTCGTGGCCTCGACTTCGACCAGGTCGCCCCGGCTCGTCTCGTGCGCGCGGAGGCCGAGGCCGCCGCTACTGCAAAGGCAGGTGCCTGA
- the rplR gene encoding 50S ribosomal protein L18, translating to MAVKSKSVARSRRHTRLRKKVVGTEVRPRLVVNRSARHVFVQLVDDSKGITLFSASTLETDLRSFEGDKTAKARKVGELVAERAKAAGINDVVFDRGGNRYAGRVAAIADGAREGGLNL from the coding sequence ATGGCTGTGAAGTCGAAGTCCGTCGCGCGCTCGCGTCGCCACACTCGCCTTCGCAAGAAGGTCGTGGGCACCGAGGTGCGTCCCCGTCTCGTCGTCAACCGCTCTGCACGCCACGTGTTCGTGCAGCTCGTCGACGACAGCAAGGGCATCACGCTCTTCAGCGCGTCCACGCTCGAGACCGACCTCCGCTCGTTCGAAGGTGACAAGACCGCCAAGGCCCGCAAGGTCGGCGAGCTCGTCGCCGAGCGCGCGAAGGCCGCCGGCATCAACGACGTCGTGTTCGACCGTGGAGGCAACCGCTACGCCGGTCGTGTCGCCGCGATCGCGGATGGCGCCCGTGAGGGAGGCCTGAACCTGTGA
- the rpmD gene encoding 50S ribosomal protein L30, translating into MAARLKVTQIKSKVSEKQNQRHTLRSLGLKRIGDSVVRPDDAQTRGYVRAVAHLVNVEEID; encoded by the coding sequence ATGGCTGCGCGTCTGAAGGTGACGCAGATCAAGTCCAAGGTGAGCGAGAAGCAGAACCAGCGCCACACGCTGCGCAGCCTGGGTCTCAAGCGGATCGGCGACTCGGTCGTCCGTCCCGACGACGCTCAGACCCGCGGCTACGTCCGCGCGGTCGCTCACCTCGTGAATGTTGAGGAGATCGACTGA